From Plasmodium brasilianum strain Bolivian I chromosome 2, whole genome shotgun sequence, one genomic window encodes:
- a CDS encoding L-seryl-tRNA(Sec) kinase, with the protein MNFTFLFYGKPCSGKDTLINNLLKRKKQILHFIYLFYNLTEKRIFYKYVEEKILFINLIKYYYRLNNVRIKLSCTGRKRGTKIISFSFLLYLSRCLLTRMGCHPFQPNAYNKLNNMIKKVIRQNKKNKFLKNYKDKYNNMRGKHRYPYNKWNIKKKATLFNNLNKYKMCYTFANQIIKWKKYFQLFMSKNKTCIYVICTDFIEKQFYNYQSKEKKNTPFSLQLKKAEKYHYYMLNEKYIIYEKKKKKKKSTQNVFYPFLKKTRVKNGILLIRKKEKKKKATLINQTKYWKVARKIAYSYCLSLMRREKCKEQHEKEKEKEHHCPHKNSRNKIIILNDTFHLPSMRKKYFLLSKKYNFNYVQVYLNTPLQTCLRRNRNRKNFKYISEKTIVRNHICQQKYAVRLNPGEQTKVSNMINVVKTGHKWQMKILSLQIDSFRQNKIAEILFFIYKHFTHFKNIKQKRKVSTKEEQKPQTKSNPLNLLNVMINKIIHERLKELPNECRDNNTHTIENVEDMFFVQ; encoded by the exons ATGAACTTCacctttttgttttatggAAAACCTTGTAGTGGTAAGGACACAttgataaataatttattaaagagGAAGAAGCAAATTCTCCATTTCATTTACCTTTTTTACAACTTAACGGAAAAGCGTATCTTCTACAAATatgtagaagaaaaaatactttttataaatctaattaaatattactatAGACTAAACAATGTAAGGATAAAACTTAGCTGCACAGGTAGAAAGAGGGGAactaaaataatttctttctcctttttattatacctTTCAAGATGCCTTCTCACCCGTATGGGGTGTCATCCTTTCCAGCCAAATGCATATAACaagttaaataatatgataaaaaaagtgataagacaaaataaaaaaaataaatttcttaaaaattacaagGACAAGTACAATAATATGAGAGGGAAACACAGATACCCATACAACAAATggaacataaaaaagaaagcgACGCTTTTCAATAACCTTAACAAGTATAAAATGTGTTATACTTTTGCGAaccaaataataaaatggaaaaaatatttccaatTATTTatgagtaaaaataaaacttgtatatatgttatatgtacggattttattgaaaaacaATTTTACAACTATcaaagtaaagaaaaaaaaaatactccTTTCTCATTACAGTTAAAAAAGGCGGAAAAATACCACTATTACATGCTAAatgagaaatatataatttacgaaaagaaaaaaaaaaaaaaaaaatctactCAAAATGTCTTTTAtccctttttaaaaaaaacaagagtaaaaaatggtatacttctcataagaaaaaaagaaaaaaaaaaaaaagcaactCTAATTAATCAAACCAAGTATTGGAAGGTAGCTAGAAAAATTGCTTACTCATATTGTTTAAGCCTAATGCGTCGGGAAAAATGCAAAGAGCAacatgaaaaggaaaaagaaaaagaacatCACTGTCCTCATAAAAATTcaagaaacaaaataatcaTCTTAAACGACACCTTTCACTTACCATcgatgagaaaaaaatattttttactgtccaaaaaat ATAACTTCAACTATGTACaggtatatttaaatacCCCTCTTCAAACGTGTTTAAGGAGAAACAGAAATAGGAAgaattttaaatacatatctGAAAAAACGATTGTGAGAAATCATATATGTCAACAAAAATATGCAGTTAGACTAAATCCAGGAGAACAGACAAAAGTGTCAAATATGATTAATGTTGTTAAAACTGGTCATAAATGGCAAATGAAAATTCTTTCTCTTCAGATTGACTCATTTCGtcaaaataaa ATTGCAGAAATACTGTTTTTCATATACAAACACTTCACtcatttcaaaaatataaaacaaaaaagaaaagtttcCACAAAAGAAGAGCAAAAGCCCCAAACCAAATCAAACCCTTTAAAC CTCCTAAACGTGAtgattaacaaaattattcatGAAAGATTGAAGGAACTCCCCAATG aaTGTAGAGATAACAACACGCATACGATTGAAAATGTAGAAGATATGTTTTTTGTGCAGTAG